A DNA window from Methylocystis heyeri contains the following coding sequences:
- a CDS encoding Hpt domain-containing protein produces MGKFFAAEQIEVQAVERAGKERTGSPVIDLVHLSRQTLGDSELENELLILFDRQALQFAARLALPAAPGESGQRGDLAHTLKGSARAIGAFELGEAADAYEIAVRAGAPETEFALKRLQAAIDRAHKEIARLL; encoded by the coding sequence ATGGGAAAATTCTTCGCCGCTGAGCAGATAGAAGTCCAGGCCGTCGAGAGGGCGGGAAAGGAGCGCACGGGCAGCCCCGTGATCGATCTCGTCCATCTCTCGCGGCAAACCCTCGGGGACAGCGAGCTCGAGAACGAACTCCTGATATTGTTCGACCGGCAGGCCCTGCAATTCGCCGCAAGGCTCGCTTTGCCCGCCGCTCCGGGCGAGAGCGGGCAGCGCGGCGATCTGGCGCATACGCTCAAGGGATCGGCGAGGGCGATCGGGGCATTCGAGCTCGGCGAAGCTGCGGACGCCTATGAGATCGCAGTGCGGGCCGGCGCTCCGGAGACGGAGTTCGCCCTGAAGCGTCTCCAGGCCGCGATCGACAGGGCCCATAAGGAAATCGCGCGGCTGTTGTGA
- a CDS encoding transporter substrate-binding domain-containing protein has product MTATVANAWYRLPRICAAAFLLMAGAPAQAAGPAAAETTAAPDFWDPAHIAQKPDLHGLRQLRFVTEDDYPPFNFALPDGRLTGFNVELAKAICEELDLGCTIQRRRWDLLLPSLEDGGADAAIASLAITPEHSAVADFTAPYYVTPGRFAMRVDTTLTTASPEALQDRLIAVVAGSKHEAYLNAFFPKAKLSPFENEDLARAALKSGRVNALFGDAISLSYWLNGAEAAGCCAFKGGPYVDARFFGEGAGIAVKKGAKSLRLALDYALARLAERGAYAELYLKYFPVSPF; this is encoded by the coding sequence GTGACAGCCACCGTTGCGAACGCCTGGTATCGCCTCCCGCGCATTTGCGCGGCGGCGTTTCTGCTGATGGCCGGCGCGCCGGCCCAGGCGGCGGGTCCCGCGGCCGCGGAAACAACCGCCGCCCCGGATTTCTGGGACCCCGCCCACATTGCGCAGAAGCCCGACCTGCACGGCCTCAGGCAGTTGCGCTTCGTGACCGAAGACGATTATCCGCCGTTCAATTTCGCTCTGCCCGACGGGCGGCTGACGGGCTTCAACGTCGAACTCGCCAAGGCGATCTGCGAGGAACTCGACCTCGGCTGCACCATCCAGCGCCGGCGCTGGGACCTGCTGTTGCCGTCGCTCGAAGACGGCGGCGCCGACGCGGCGATCGCCTCGCTGGCGATCACGCCGGAACATAGCGCCGTCGCCGATTTCACTGCGCCCTATTATGTCACGCCGGGGCGGTTCGCCATGCGCGTCGACACCACTTTGACGACCGCCTCGCCGGAGGCCCTGCAGGATCGGCTGATCGCGGTCGTCGCGGGCTCGAAGCACGAAGCCTATCTGAATGCCTTCTTTCCCAAGGCGAAACTGTCGCCCTTCGAGAACGAGGATCTGGCCCGCGCGGCCCTCAAGTCCGGGCGCGTCAACGCGCTTTTCGGCGACGCCATATCCTTGTCCTATTGGTTGAACGGCGCCGAAGCCGCGGGATGCTGCGCCTTCAAGGGCGGCCCTTATGTCGACGCCCGCTTTTTCGGGGAGGGAGCAGGGATCGCCGTCAAGAAGGGAGCCAAATCCCTGCGCCTCGCCCTGGATTACGCGCTGGCCCGCCTGGCCGAACGAGGCGCCTACGCCGAGCTCTACCTGAAATATTTCCCCGTCAGTCCGTTTTAG
- the ssb gene encoding single-stranded DNA-binding protein, whose amino-acid sequence MAGSVNKVILVGNLGRDPEVRTLPSGDRVVSFSLATTESWRDKNTGERKDRTEWHNISIFNENLGRIAEQYCRKGSKIYLEGQLATREYTDKDGNQRKVTDIVLQRFRGELTLLDSKGGRDGDYDSQSFGGRESGGSFGRSSPMERSGSERRQPPAGGGRLSDQLDDDIPF is encoded by the coding sequence ATGGCGGGCAGCGTCAACAAGGTAATCCTGGTCGGCAATCTGGGCCGCGATCCCGAGGTGCGCACGCTCCCCTCGGGCGATCGCGTGGTTTCCTTTTCCCTGGCCACGACCGAATCCTGGCGGGACAAGAACACCGGCGAGAGAAAAGACCGCACCGAGTGGCACAATATCTCGATATTCAACGAGAACCTCGGCCGCATCGCCGAGCAATATTGCCGCAAGGGATCGAAGATATATCTCGAAGGGCAGCTGGCGACGCGCGAATACACCGACAAGGACGGCAATCAGCGCAAGGTCACGGACATCGTGCTGCAGCGCTTCCGCGGAGAACTGACCCTGCTCGACAGCAAGGGCGGGCGCGACGGAGACTATGACTCCCAGAGCTTCGGCGGAAGAGAGAGCGGCGGCAGCTTCGGGCGGTCTTCGCCGATGGAAAGATCCGGCTCCGAACGCCGGCAGCCCCCGGCCGGCGGCGGGCGCTTGTCCGACCAGCTCGACGACGACATTCCGTTCTAA
- the uvrA gene encoding excinuclease ABC subunit UvrA — MANTAAKKTGLETSPPAAKTAPGESRTISIRGAREHNLKNVDLVIPRDELVVFTGLSGSGKSSLAFDTIYAEGQRRYVESLSAYARQFLEMMQKPDVDQIDGLSPAISIEQKTTSKNPRSTVGTVTEIHDYMRLLWARVGTPFSPATGLPIESQTVSQMVDRVLALPQGTRLYLLAPVVRGRKGEYKKEIAEYTRRGFQRLKVDGVYYEIVDVPALDKKLKHDIDVVVDRIVVRPDLASRLADSFETALELSQGLAVAEFADGSAATAAADVPVTAASLRVASHYAPAHIMFSSKFACPTSGFTIPEIEPRLFSFNNPFGACPKCGGIGHEQKIDPDLVVPDPGLTLRKGAIAPWAKSSSPYYMQTLEALGRHYKFRLETAFEALPAAAQRVILLGSGNEEIRFSYEDGFRNYDVKKPFEGVIPNLERRYLETDSDASREDIARFMSATPCRACNGFRLKPEALAVKIAHKHIGEVSELSVRAALEWFSALPAALTKKQNEIAYRILKEIRDRLVFLVDVGLDYLTLSRNSGSLSGGESQRIRLASQIGSGLTGVLYVLDEPSIGLHQRDNDRLLDTLRRLRDLGNSVIVVEHDEDAILAADHVVDVGPGAGIHGGRIIAQGTPAEIMADPNSLTGQYLTGARQVRLAHKLRKPEPGRWLNLFGARGNNLKNVDAHIPLGLFTCITGVSGGGKSTLIIETLYKAVAKKLNGAHEQPAPFERIEGLEQIDKIIDIDQSPIGRTPRSNPATYTGAFTPIREWFAGLPEAKARGYAPGRFSFNIKGGRCEACQGDGVIKIEMHFLPDVYVTCDVCKGKRYDRETLEVKYREKSIADVLDMTVEEAAELFKAAPAIRDRLETLKRVGLEYVRVGQQATTLSGGEAQRVKLAKELARRSTGRTLYILDEPTTGLHFHDVAKLLEVLHELVAQGNSVVVIEHNLEVIKTADWVIDLGPEGGDGGGEIVAAGPPAEIVKEKRSHTGRYLGEAMARRPAAEQGGKAAVKGGRKGK, encoded by the coding sequence ATGGCGAACACCGCTGCAAAAAAGACCGGCCTCGAGACCTCTCCGCCTGCGGCGAAGACAGCGCCGGGCGAGTCGAGGACCATCTCCATCCGCGGCGCGCGCGAGCATAACCTCAAAAACGTCGATCTCGTGATTCCGCGCGACGAGCTCGTGGTGTTCACGGGGCTTTCGGGTTCGGGCAAATCTTCCCTCGCCTTCGACACCATCTATGCCGAAGGACAGCGGCGCTATGTCGAGTCGCTCTCCGCCTATGCGCGGCAGTTTCTCGAGATGATGCAGAAGCCGGACGTCGACCAGATCGACGGGCTCTCCCCGGCCATATCGATAGAGCAGAAAACCACCTCGAAAAACCCGCGCTCGACCGTGGGAACGGTGACGGAAATCCACGATTACATGCGTCTCCTGTGGGCGCGCGTCGGAACGCCTTTTTCTCCCGCCACCGGCCTGCCGATCGAGAGTCAGACCGTCTCCCAGATGGTCGACCGGGTGCTCGCCTTGCCGCAGGGGACGCGGCTCTACCTGCTGGCGCCGGTCGTGCGCGGACGCAAAGGCGAATACAAAAAGGAAATCGCCGAATATACGAGGCGCGGGTTCCAGCGGCTCAAGGTCGACGGCGTCTATTACGAGATCGTGGATGTTCCGGCGCTCGACAAAAAGCTCAAGCACGACATCGACGTCGTGGTCGACCGCATCGTCGTGCGCCCCGATCTCGCCTCGCGCCTCGCGGATAGTTTCGAGACCGCCCTGGAGCTGTCCCAGGGGCTGGCGGTGGCCGAATTCGCCGACGGCTCCGCGGCGACCGCCGCTGCGGATGTTCCGGTGACGGCGGCCAGCCTGCGCGTCGCCTCGCATTACGCGCCTGCGCATATCATGTTTTCTTCGAAATTCGCCTGCCCGACATCCGGTTTCACGATACCCGAAATCGAGCCGCGGCTGTTCTCGTTCAACAATCCTTTCGGCGCCTGCCCCAAATGCGGGGGGATCGGGCACGAACAGAAGATCGATCCCGACCTCGTCGTGCCCGACCCTGGGCTGACCCTGCGCAAGGGAGCGATCGCGCCCTGGGCGAAATCATCTTCGCCCTATTACATGCAAACTCTCGAAGCTTTGGGGCGCCACTACAAATTCCGCCTGGAGACGGCGTTCGAGGCGCTGCCGGCGGCGGCCCAGCGCGTGATCCTGCTCGGATCGGGCAATGAGGAAATCCGCTTCTCCTACGAAGACGGTTTTCGCAACTATGACGTCAAGAAGCCGTTCGAGGGCGTCATTCCCAATCTGGAGCGCCGTTATCTGGAGACGGACAGCGACGCCTCGCGCGAGGACATCGCCCGCTTCATGTCGGCGACGCCCTGCCGGGCCTGCAACGGTTTTCGTTTGAAGCCCGAGGCTCTGGCGGTGAAAATCGCCCACAAGCACATCGGCGAGGTGTCGGAGCTTTCGGTGCGCGCCGCGCTGGAGTGGTTTTCCGCGCTGCCCGCGGCCCTCACCAAGAAACAGAACGAGATCGCCTATCGCATATTGAAGGAAATCCGGGACCGTCTGGTTTTCCTGGTCGACGTCGGGCTTGATTATCTCACTCTGTCCCGCAATTCAGGCTCTCTGTCCGGCGGGGAAAGCCAGCGCATCCGGCTCGCGTCGCAGATCGGCTCGGGGCTGACCGGCGTGCTCTATGTGCTCGACGAACCCTCGATCGGCCTGCACCAGCGCGACAACGACCGGTTGCTCGACACATTGCGCAGGCTTCGCGATCTCGGCAACAGCGTCATCGTCGTGGAGCACGACGAAGACGCCATATTGGCCGCCGATCATGTCGTCGACGTCGGGCCGGGCGCCGGCATTCACGGCGGCAGGATCATCGCCCAGGGAACGCCGGCCGAGATCATGGCGGACCCCAACTCGCTCACCGGGCAGTATCTGACCGGCGCGCGTCAGGTCAGGCTGGCGCACAAGCTGCGCAAGCCCGAACCGGGCAGATGGCTGAATCTGTTCGGCGCCCGCGGCAACAACCTCAAGAATGTCGACGCCCATATCCCGCTCGGCCTGTTCACCTGCATCACCGGAGTTTCGGGCGGAGGCAAATCGACGCTCATCATCGAAACCCTGTACAAGGCCGTCGCCAAGAAACTGAACGGCGCTCACGAGCAGCCGGCGCCCTTCGAGCGCATCGAGGGCCTCGAACAGATCGACAAGATCATCGACATCGATCAATCCCCGATCGGGCGCACGCCGCGCTCCAATCCGGCGACCTACACCGGCGCCTTCACGCCGATACGCGAATGGTTCGCCGGCCTGCCGGAGGCCAAGGCGCGCGGCTATGCGCCGGGGCGTTTCTCCTTCAACATCAAAGGCGGGCGTTGCGAGGCCTGCCAGGGCGACGGCGTCATCAAGATAGAGATGCACTTCCTGCCGGACGTTTACGTGACCTGCGACGTCTGCAAGGGCAAGCGTTACGATCGCGAGACGCTGGAAGTGAAATACCGGGAAAAATCCATCGCCGACGTGCTCGACATGACGGTGGAGGAAGCGGCGGAACTGTTCAAGGCTGCGCCGGCGATCCGCGACCGGCTGGAGACGTTGAAGCGCGTCGGACTGGAATATGTGAGGGTCGGCCAGCAGGCGACGACGCTCTCGGGCGGCGAGGCGCAACGGGTCAAGCTCGCCAAGGAGCTTGCGCGCCGATCCACCGGACGCACCCTCTATATTCTCGACGAGCCGACCACGGGATTGCATTTCCACGATGTGGCAAAGCTCCTCGAGGTGCTGCACGAGCTGGTCGCGCAGGGCAACAGCGTCGTCGTCATCGAGCACAATCTGGAAGTCATCAAGACCGCGGATTGGGTGATCGACCTCGGTCCGGAAGGCGGCGACGGCGGCGGCGAGATCGTCGCTGCGGGCCCCCCCGCGGAAATCGTGAAGGAAAAGCGCAGCCACACCGGGCGCTATCTCGGCGAGGCGATGGCGCGGAGGCCCGCGGCGGAGCAGGGAGGAAAAGCGGCCGTCAAGGGAGGTCGCAAGGGAAAATAG